In Hirundo rustica isolate bHirRus1 chromosome 2, bHirRus1.pri.v3, whole genome shotgun sequence, one genomic interval encodes:
- the AKAP11 gene encoding A-kinase anchor protein 11 isoform X2 yields the protein MDTYARAQGNRMKSRISIEKNFGESILQSMKSLLHSRKELCNISAEGCLNQEEQDNFIEITFIGFTEEMGTAHLQELSAVSVELPDVLKSLQLCKLKENEAVFLKDIKKTLAKPYVMKHQNQLPEVFCVMRLSPSFPRIKVDYTFTLLSKYTTGIRYAVEINSSQKHQREKTHGEDDDTNQSVSSIEDDFVTAFEHLDEDEPSKILSAGTCSFTSQNHRDVASQTIPAQCLEAIDSKILVGSAHRKSSARSSTLIDILGLKELSSVKNSVTTSISDPWIQRSFYKPYNPSDQGVNFLRKTLFSSSPVESSESDCSSPSPIIFLDEEGYQKSLKAKLQLPKIPVVKDGIEDSDSEVSEFFDSFDQFDELEQALENSCKIIRDPILGNPAQKRRAAHEKLSSASVTMNPQKFKFDRPTLPANVRKPTPRKPESPYSSIFEVPDSPRPVKTSGEENGGFFSPIRTSAFSPLGSCGSSECLCRINIGGDGTGQSHRDGAYNSYSAYADSVSCEILGSVFFPESSSELKCAENDSKHKRITLKEKKKQAADLKMKASKESEKQARSKHKSLMIRDSIQKFATELVEKSFGSAFKDLQKGVSSCTNALCHLAARLTSSVFQMAFYEIGRRRAISLKERAINGIANFLVSEAITGALKELRQVKKQIFTNTVARFAADLAEELVFEGIMEVCQFSYPSTPTAQPSSFDYENKVVRSYARDLSESVIQEAFIELSQVDVTFTTQAAISVSMDNIKYVSAESMLESTQTSTVSPNFNDRVALKPIQDSKKEYTVQQALFCTSGVVSSIPVPLAGSALCQQQVSSDAYKAKVSTVPNADDSMKVFKDSTHPFFTSRTREEEVASFRSIYLTSDHSQSTENTPSLFCNQNDIKITDSRSGMNNNSELTSGAKDINAFSGTMVDMIVNEAYETITSSRVTKAVEEYSDFLTRKVIDKKPYVQGTGEDSRKSMFADHLAKYVIKQSVEESKTVLCNTSENLTCNVSSQTYRDTNRREQCVIKKKEAEKQSNVSIIVEQQQLPLNNPYKFLTPTHSVQCFLESKDCWPEQKGNKFSSKSPLPCSTATFSRHVLEDCTDTGNCSVTCLNKPSKKNDTQKLSAGALNYRQTDCFLHASSFPSEMLGSEDTLQMEEKSSLKHGNTCLMPDTPPPTPLVPCQGSSERNLKKLSKKLKGELAKEFAPATPPSTPYNPSTTDSSETEHDSLENEEFMLKLMRSLSEEVESSEDEDHSVMPVEKEEHSAKTIQFADCLASRIISVATEMAASHLGGKINERKAGRQAQLGMQKKRCGYTASVNIPEETCNSLWNYAGDMAGKVISEAKKVVKSRHCKLLRLRRVNCQVDCFYVRKGDKDGSSKEWCGPVQDQWPGERDSSVLPLPQGSGTTGLTSKYPSCESVTDEYADHVIRVLKREGSNTELLVDQYASRLAYRSIKSGLQQAARKNKLRYSRKTFPGQNAQVNSKLELIKAGNKDAAQQVKSSIHRCEGQMFERSVGAQRMECAEFFHFSESLAQSITCDVRKKLKMSGGYLPKSLTDSCLYKKTEFDEVTGDIIKTRFSRTFRPFSPDHKLYHSTGNINENGYSEGIIQAIEQYARKVADDTLEMSLESAVLHVAENRKNGDRLSYTEKLSPFSGTVCRCCSVKEHRYCTESMCHHLPAQESCIPVRHFLHSGLGGACQNSRVFQLDIPKIHVDVEQRTVFSGKGATAAVEKAEREPSYPSLTADSGIGQDGVSFAESLTTEIMTSAMTNIGQALTISQQMSLSIGDDSTGSWSNLSFEDEHPDESSSFLHLSDSNGNSSSWSSLGLEGDMYEENLSFPTSDSDGTEDKDEDSKDAVEGLEQMRKTLSIMNIDLEPNLVDPQLRAALQWLAASETEVSHLHFRDTAAREFVSLSRRLRERNWKVGDLLQAVLKYCEMLETASDGQQALSKSFVGWLLENV from the exons ATGGACACGTACGCCAGGGCTCAGGGCAATCGCATGAAATCAAGAATATCTATTGAAAAG aattttgGTGAAAGTATCCTGCAGTCTATGAAGTCATTGCTACACAGCAGGAAAGAGTTATGCAATATATCAGCAGAGGGATGCTTAAATCAGGAAGAACAAGATAATTTTATTGAG attaCATTTATAGGTTTTACGGAAGAGATGGGCACTGCTCACTTGCAG gAGTTGTCAGCTGTTTCTGTAGAGCTTCCAGATGTTCTGAAATCGCTCCAGTtgtgcaaattaaaagaaaatgaggctGTATTTCTAAAAGACATAAAGAAAACCTTGGCAAAACCTTATGTCATGAAACATCAG AATCAGCTTCCTGAAGTGTTTTGTGTGATGAGACTGTCTCCTTCATTCCCAAGGATCAAAGTTGATTATACATTTACCTTGCTAAGCAAGTATACCACAGGCATAAGATATGCAGTGGAAATAAACTCTTCAcaaaaacatcaaagagagaaaacccaTGGAGAAGATGATGACACCAATCAGTCAGTTTCTTCAATTGAGGATGATTTTGTCACTGCTTTCGAACACTTAGATGAAGACGAACCTTCAAAGATACTAAGTGCTG gtACATGCAGCTTTACTTCTCAAAACCATCGAGATGTGGCTTCACAGACCATCCCTGCTCAATGCTTAGAAGCTATTGACTCAAAGATTCTTGTGGGTTCTGCACATCGAAAATCATCTGCTAGATCTTCTACTTTGATTGATATTTTGGGACTTAAGGAGCTGTCCTCAGTAAAGAATTCAGTTACAACCTCAATTTCTGATCCTTGGATACAAAGGAGTTTCTATAAGCCATATAATCCTTCTGATCAAGGTGTTAATTTTTTACGTAAAacattgttttcttcctctccagtTGAATCCTCTGAGTCTGATTGCTCCAGCCCAAGCCCCATCATCTTCTTAGATGAAGAAGGGTATCAAAAAAGCTTGAAGGCAAAACTTCAGCTGCCAAAAATTCCAGTAGTAAAAGATGGTATAGAGGATTCAGATTCAGAAGTGAGTGAATTTTTTGATAGTTTTGATCAGTTTGATgagctggaacaagccttggaAAACTCTTGTAAAATTATTAGGGATCCCATCCTGGGGAATCCTGCCCAGAAAAGGAGGGCTGCACATGAAAAATTGTCTTCTGCAAGCGTTACAATGAATCCTCAGAAATTCAAGTTTGATCGTCCCACTCTCCCAGCCAACGTAAGGAAACCAACTCCTCGTAAGCCAGAATCGCCGTACAGCAGCATCTTCGAGGTCCCGGATTCCCCTCGCCCGGTTAAAACATCAGGGGAAGAGAATGGAGGCTTCTTCAGCCCCATTAGAACATCAGCCTTCAGCCCCCTGGGAAGTTGTGGTTCTTCTGAATGTTTGTGTCGAATTAATATTGGTGGAGATGGGACAGGTCAAAGTCACCGTGATGGAGCTTATAACAGTTACTCGGCATATGCTGACAGTGTTTCATGTGAAATACTgggttctgttttttttcctgagtccTCATCAGAACTGAAGTGTGCAGAGAATGATTCAAAGCACAAAAGGATTACtttgaaagagaagaagaagcaAGCTGCAGATCTCAAAATGAAAGCTAGTAAGGAATCAGAGAAGCAAGCAAGATCTAAACATAAGTCACTAATGATAAGAGATAGCATTCAAAAATTTGCAACTGAATTGGTTGAAAAAAGTTTTGGCAGTGCATTTAAAGACCTCCAAAAAGGTGTTTCTTCATGCACAAACGCACTTTGCCATTTGGCTGCTAGGTTGACTTCTTCGGTCTTTCAAATGGCTTTTTATGAGATTGGAAGACGTAGAGCAATCTCGCTGAAGGAGCGTGCAATTAATGGCATAGCAAACTTTTTGGTGAGTGAAGCTATAACTGGTGCTTTGAAAGAACTGCGTCAGgtaaagaaacaaatatttaccAACACCGTTGCACGGTTTGCAGCAGACCTTGCTGAAGAACTTGTGTTTGAAGGAATCATGGAGGTATGCCAGTTTTCATATCCGTCAACACCTACTGCACAGCCCTCATCATTTGATTATGAAAACAAAGTGGTAAGATCCTATGCCCGAGATTTGTCTGAATCTGTCATTCAGGAGGCATTTATTGAACTATCTCAGGTTGATGTGACCTTCACAACACAAGCAGCCATTAGTGTTTCCATGGACAATATCAAATATGTAAGTGCAGAAAGTATGTTAGAGTCAACACAGACTTCCACAGTTTCTCCTAATTTTAATGATAGGGTAGCACTTAAGCCAATCCAAGACTCCAAGAAGGAATATACAGTACAGCAAGCTCTATTTTGTACCTCTGGTGTTGTAAGTTCAATACCTGTGCCCTTAGCTGGAAGTGCTCTTTGTCAGCAGCAAGTTTCCTCTGATGCTTACAAGGCGAAAGTATCCACTGTTCCAAATGCTGATGACAGTATGAAAGTATTCAAAGATTCCACTCATCCATTTTTCACAAGCAGAACGAGAGAGGAGGAAGTTGCTTCTTTCAGAAGTATTTATCTAACTTCGGATCACAGTCAAAGTACTGAAAATACTCCATCACTCTTTTGTAACCAGAATGATATCAAAATAACAGATAGCAGATCTGGAATGAACAATAATTCAGAATTAACAAGTGGGGCAAAAGACATTAATGCTTTCTCTGGAACTATGGTAGATATGATAGTAAATGAAGCTTATGAAACCATAACCTCATCTAGAGTAACAAAAGCAGTAGAAGAGTATTCAGattttttaacaagaaaagTAATAGATAAAAAGCCTTATGTACAAGGTACTGGTGAAGACTCCCGAAAGAGCATGTTTGCAGATCATTTGGCCAAGTATGTCATAAAACAATCTGTGGAAGAAAGTAAAACTGTGTTATGCAACACCAGTGAGAATTTAACATGTAATGTGAGCTCACAGACTTACAGGGATACCAATCGAAGAGAGCAATGTGTGATAAAGAAGAAAGAGGCTGAGAAACAAAGTAATGTTTCTATAATTGTGGAACAACAACAGTTGCCTTTGAATAATCCATATAAATTTCTTACTCCAACTCATTCTGTTCAGTGTTTTTTAGAATCTAAAGATTGTTGGCcggaacaaaaaggaaacaagttTTCTTCAAAATCACCCCTGCCTTGTTCCACTGCGACTTTTTCTAGGCATGTTCTAGAGGACTGTACTGACACAGGAAACTGTTCAGTAACGTGCTTAAACAAGCCTTCAAAAAAAAACGATACCCAGAAACTATCAGCAGGAGCTTTGAATTACAGGCAGACTGATTGTTTTCTGCATGCAAGTAGCTTTCCTTCAGAGATGCTTGGAAGTGAAGATACTTTGcagatggaagaaaaatcaaGCCTGAAACATGGAAATACCTGTTTAATGCCTGATACACCCCCACCAACTCCTCTAGTACCATGTCAAGGTAGTTCTGAAAGGAACCTAAAAAAACTGTCCAAGAAACTCAAGGGAGAATTAGCAAAAGAATTTGCACCTGCAACACCACCTTCTACGCCCTACAATCCATCCACTACTGATTCGTCTGAAACTGAACATGACTCTTTGGAAAATGAGGAATTTATGCTGAAACTCATGCGGTCGCTTTCTGAAGAAGTGGAAAGTAGTGAAGATGAGGATCATTCTGTAATGCCTGTTGAGAAAGAGGAGCATTCAGCAAAAACAATTCAGTTTGCAGATTGCCTAGCTAGCCGCATCATTTCAGTAGCGACTGAAATGGCTGCTTCCCATTTAGGtggtaaaataaatgaaagaaaagctggTAGGCAGGCTCAGTTAGGGATGCAAAAGAAAAGGTGTGGATATACTGCATCTGTAAATATCCCAGAAGAGACATGTAATTCCTTGTGGAATTATGCAGGTGATATGGCAGGAAAAGTCATCAGTGAGGCCAAGAAAGTAGTGAAGTCAAGGCATTGCAAGCTGTTGAGGTTGAGGCGGGTGAACTGCCAGGTGGATTGCTTTTATGTGAGAAAAGGCGATAAAGATGGCAGTTCAAAAGAATGGTGTGGGCCAGTACAGGACCAGTGGCCAGGGGAGAGAGATTCATCTGTGCTTCCTTTACCACAAGGTTCAGGCACGACGGGTTTGACTTCCAAGTACCCAAGCTGTGAAAGTGTGACTGATGAGTACGCAGATCATGTTATCCGGGTtctgaaaagagaaggaagtaaCACTGAGCTGTTAGTGGATCAGTACGCCAGCAGACTTGCTTACAGGTCTATCAAATCGGGCTTGCAGCAGGCTGCTAGAAAGAACAAGCTCAGATACAGCAGAAAGACATTTCCTGGGCAAAATGCACAGGTAAATAGTAAGCTGGAGCTGATCAAAGCAGGGAATAAAGATGCAGCGCAGCAAGTGAAAAGCAGCATTCATCGCTGTGAAGGCCAAATGTTCGAGAGGAGTGTCGGTGCACAGAGAATGGAATGTGCagagttttttcatttttccgAATCCCTTGCACAGAGTATCACTTGTGATGTcaggaagaaactgaaaatgtcGGGAGGATATTTGCCAAAGTCTTTAACAGATTCCTGTCTATATAAAAAGACTGAATTTGATGAAGTCACAGGGGACATCATTAAAACAAGGTTTTCTAGGACATTTCGTCCTTTCTCCCCAGACCATAAACTCTATCATAGTACAGgtaatataaatgaaaatggtTACAGTGAAGGCATAATTCAAGCTATAGAACAATATGCTAGGAAAGTAGCAGATGATACTCTAGAAATGAGTTTAGAGTCAGCTGTTCTCCATGtggctgaaaacagaaaaaatgggGATAGGCTCTCATACACTGAGAAACTGTCTCCTTTTTCTGGAACTGTCTGTAGATGCTGCAGTGTGAAGGAACATCGGTACTGTACAGAAAGTATGTGTCATCATCTACCCGCACAAGAATCCTGCATTCCAGTGAGGCATTTTCTTCATTCTGGATTGGGTGGTGCCTGTCAAAATTCAAGAGTGTTTCAGCTCGATATTCCCAAAATTCACGTTGATGTAGAACAGAGGACAGTGTTTTCTGGCAAGGGGGCTACTGCAGCTgtagagaaagcagaaagagaacCGAGTTACCCAAGTCTGACAGCTGACAGTGGTATTGGAcaagatggagtcagttttgCTGAAAGCCTTACTACTGAAATAATGACATCAGCTATGACGAATATTGGTCAGGCACTTACCATAAG CCAGCAGATGAGTCTTAGTATTGGTGATGATAGCACTGGGAGTTGGTCCAATCTAAGTTTTGAAGATGAACATCCTGATGAGAGCAGCAGTTTTCTTCACCTAAGTGACAG
- the AKAP11 gene encoding A-kinase anchor protein 11 isoform X5, with product MDTYARAQGNRMKSRISIEKNFGESILQSMKSLLHSRKELCNISAEGCLNQEEQDNFIEITFIGFTEEMGTAHLQELSAVSVELPDVLKSLQLCKLKENEAVFLKDIKKTLAKPYVMKHQNQLPEVFCVMRLSPSFPRIKVDYTFTLLSKYTTGIRYAVEINSSQKHQREKTHGEDDDTNQSVSSIEDDFVTAFEHLDEDEPSKILSAGTCSFTSQNHRDVASQTIPAQCLEAIDSKILVGSAHRKSSARSSTLIDILGLKELSSVKNSVTTSISDPWIQRSFYKPYNPSDQGVNFLRKTLFSSSPVESSESDCSSPSPIIFLDEEGYQKSLKAKLQLPKIPVVKDGIEDSDSEVSEFFDSFDQFDELEQALENSCKIIRDPILGNPAQKRRAAHEKLSSASVTMNPQKFKFDRPTLPANVRKPTPRKPESPYSSIFEVPDSPRPVKTSGEENGGFFSPIRTSAFSPLGSCGSSECLCRINIGGDGTGQSHRDGAYNSYSAYADSVSCEILGSVFFPESSSELKCAENDSKHKRITLKEKKKQAADLKMKASKESEKQARSKHKSLMIRDSIQKFATELVEKSFGSAFKDLQKGVSSCTNALCHLAARLTSSVFQMAFYEIGRRRAISLKERAINGIANFLVSEAITGALKELRQVKKQIFTNTVARFAADLAEELVFEGIMEVCQFSYPSTPTAQPSSFDYENKVVRSYARDLSESVIQEAFIELSQVDVTFTTQAAISVSMDNIKYVSAESMLESTQTSTVSPNFNDRVALKPIQDSKKEYTVQQALFCTSGVVSSIPVPLAGSALCQQQVSSDAYKAKVSTVPNADDSMKVFKDSTHPFFTSRTREEEVASFRSIYLTSDHSQSTENTPSLFCNQNDIKITDSRSGMNNNSELTSGAKDINAFSGTMVDMIVNEAYETITSSRVTKAVEEYSDFLTRKVIDKKPYVQGTGEDSRKSMFADHLAKYVIKQSVEESKTVLCNTSENLTCNVSSQTYRDTNRREQCVIKKKEAEKQSNVSIIVEQQQLPLNNPYKFLTPTHSVQCFLESKDCWPEQKGNKFSSKSPLPCSTATFSRHVLEDCTDTGNCSVTCLNKPSKKNDTQKLSAGALNYRQTDCFLHASSFPSEMLGSEDTLQMEEKSSLKHGNTCLMPDTPPPTPLVPCQGSSERNLKKLSKKLKGELAKEFAPATPPSTPYNPSTTDSSETEHDSLENEEFMLKLMRSLSEEVESSEDEDHSVMPVEKEEHSAKTIQFADCLASRIISVATEMAASHLGGKINERKAGRQAQLGMQKKRCGYTASVNIPEETCNSLWNYAGDMAGKVISEAKKVVKSRHCKLLRLRRVNCQVDCFYVRKGDKDGSSKEWCGPVQDQWPGERDSSVLPLPQGSGTTGLTSKYPSCESVTDEYADHVIRVLKREGSNTELLVDQYASRLAYRSIKSGLQQAARKNKLRYSRKTFPGQNAQVNSKLELIKAGNKDAAQQVKSSIHRCEGQMFERSVGAQRMECAEFFHFSESLAQSITCDVRKKLKMSGGYLPKSLTDSCLYKKTEFDEVTGDIIKTRFSRTFRPFSPDHKLYHSTGNINENGYSEGIIQAIEQYARKVADDTLEMSLESAVLHVAENRKNGDRLSYTEKLSPFSGTVCRCCSVKEHRYCTESMCHHLPAQESCIPVRHFLHSGLGGACQNSRVFQLDIPKIHVDVEQRTVFSGKGATAAVEKAEREPSYPSLTADSGIGQDGVSFAESLTTEIMTSAMTNIGQALTISDGTEDKDEDSKDAVEGLEQMRKTLSIMNIDLEPNLVDPQLRAALQWLAASETEVSHLHFRDTAAREFVSLSRRLRERNWKVGDLLQAVLKYCEMLETASDGQQALSKSFVGWLLENV from the exons ATGGACACGTACGCCAGGGCTCAGGGCAATCGCATGAAATCAAGAATATCTATTGAAAAG aattttgGTGAAAGTATCCTGCAGTCTATGAAGTCATTGCTACACAGCAGGAAAGAGTTATGCAATATATCAGCAGAGGGATGCTTAAATCAGGAAGAACAAGATAATTTTATTGAG attaCATTTATAGGTTTTACGGAAGAGATGGGCACTGCTCACTTGCAG gAGTTGTCAGCTGTTTCTGTAGAGCTTCCAGATGTTCTGAAATCGCTCCAGTtgtgcaaattaaaagaaaatgaggctGTATTTCTAAAAGACATAAAGAAAACCTTGGCAAAACCTTATGTCATGAAACATCAG AATCAGCTTCCTGAAGTGTTTTGTGTGATGAGACTGTCTCCTTCATTCCCAAGGATCAAAGTTGATTATACATTTACCTTGCTAAGCAAGTATACCACAGGCATAAGATATGCAGTGGAAATAAACTCTTCAcaaaaacatcaaagagagaaaacccaTGGAGAAGATGATGACACCAATCAGTCAGTTTCTTCAATTGAGGATGATTTTGTCACTGCTTTCGAACACTTAGATGAAGACGAACCTTCAAAGATACTAAGTGCTG gtACATGCAGCTTTACTTCTCAAAACCATCGAGATGTGGCTTCACAGACCATCCCTGCTCAATGCTTAGAAGCTATTGACTCAAAGATTCTTGTGGGTTCTGCACATCGAAAATCATCTGCTAGATCTTCTACTTTGATTGATATTTTGGGACTTAAGGAGCTGTCCTCAGTAAAGAATTCAGTTACAACCTCAATTTCTGATCCTTGGATACAAAGGAGTTTCTATAAGCCATATAATCCTTCTGATCAAGGTGTTAATTTTTTACGTAAAacattgttttcttcctctccagtTGAATCCTCTGAGTCTGATTGCTCCAGCCCAAGCCCCATCATCTTCTTAGATGAAGAAGGGTATCAAAAAAGCTTGAAGGCAAAACTTCAGCTGCCAAAAATTCCAGTAGTAAAAGATGGTATAGAGGATTCAGATTCAGAAGTGAGTGAATTTTTTGATAGTTTTGATCAGTTTGATgagctggaacaagccttggaAAACTCTTGTAAAATTATTAGGGATCCCATCCTGGGGAATCCTGCCCAGAAAAGGAGGGCTGCACATGAAAAATTGTCTTCTGCAAGCGTTACAATGAATCCTCAGAAATTCAAGTTTGATCGTCCCACTCTCCCAGCCAACGTAAGGAAACCAACTCCTCGTAAGCCAGAATCGCCGTACAGCAGCATCTTCGAGGTCCCGGATTCCCCTCGCCCGGTTAAAACATCAGGGGAAGAGAATGGAGGCTTCTTCAGCCCCATTAGAACATCAGCCTTCAGCCCCCTGGGAAGTTGTGGTTCTTCTGAATGTTTGTGTCGAATTAATATTGGTGGAGATGGGACAGGTCAAAGTCACCGTGATGGAGCTTATAACAGTTACTCGGCATATGCTGACAGTGTTTCATGTGAAATACTgggttctgttttttttcctgagtccTCATCAGAACTGAAGTGTGCAGAGAATGATTCAAAGCACAAAAGGATTACtttgaaagagaagaagaagcaAGCTGCAGATCTCAAAATGAAAGCTAGTAAGGAATCAGAGAAGCAAGCAAGATCTAAACATAAGTCACTAATGATAAGAGATAGCATTCAAAAATTTGCAACTGAATTGGTTGAAAAAAGTTTTGGCAGTGCATTTAAAGACCTCCAAAAAGGTGTTTCTTCATGCACAAACGCACTTTGCCATTTGGCTGCTAGGTTGACTTCTTCGGTCTTTCAAATGGCTTTTTATGAGATTGGAAGACGTAGAGCAATCTCGCTGAAGGAGCGTGCAATTAATGGCATAGCAAACTTTTTGGTGAGTGAAGCTATAACTGGTGCTTTGAAAGAACTGCGTCAGgtaaagaaacaaatatttaccAACACCGTTGCACGGTTTGCAGCAGACCTTGCTGAAGAACTTGTGTTTGAAGGAATCATGGAGGTATGCCAGTTTTCATATCCGTCAACACCTACTGCACAGCCCTCATCATTTGATTATGAAAACAAAGTGGTAAGATCCTATGCCCGAGATTTGTCTGAATCTGTCATTCAGGAGGCATTTATTGAACTATCTCAGGTTGATGTGACCTTCACAACACAAGCAGCCATTAGTGTTTCCATGGACAATATCAAATATGTAAGTGCAGAAAGTATGTTAGAGTCAACACAGACTTCCACAGTTTCTCCTAATTTTAATGATAGGGTAGCACTTAAGCCAATCCAAGACTCCAAGAAGGAATATACAGTACAGCAAGCTCTATTTTGTACCTCTGGTGTTGTAAGTTCAATACCTGTGCCCTTAGCTGGAAGTGCTCTTTGTCAGCAGCAAGTTTCCTCTGATGCTTACAAGGCGAAAGTATCCACTGTTCCAAATGCTGATGACAGTATGAAAGTATTCAAAGATTCCACTCATCCATTTTTCACAAGCAGAACGAGAGAGGAGGAAGTTGCTTCTTTCAGAAGTATTTATCTAACTTCGGATCACAGTCAAAGTACTGAAAATACTCCATCACTCTTTTGTAACCAGAATGATATCAAAATAACAGATAGCAGATCTGGAATGAACAATAATTCAGAATTAACAAGTGGGGCAAAAGACATTAATGCTTTCTCTGGAACTATGGTAGATATGATAGTAAATGAAGCTTATGAAACCATAACCTCATCTAGAGTAACAAAAGCAGTAGAAGAGTATTCAGattttttaacaagaaaagTAATAGATAAAAAGCCTTATGTACAAGGTACTGGTGAAGACTCCCGAAAGAGCATGTTTGCAGATCATTTGGCCAAGTATGTCATAAAACAATCTGTGGAAGAAAGTAAAACTGTGTTATGCAACACCAGTGAGAATTTAACATGTAATGTGAGCTCACAGACTTACAGGGATACCAATCGAAGAGAGCAATGTGTGATAAAGAAGAAAGAGGCTGAGAAACAAAGTAATGTTTCTATAATTGTGGAACAACAACAGTTGCCTTTGAATAATCCATATAAATTTCTTACTCCAACTCATTCTGTTCAGTGTTTTTTAGAATCTAAAGATTGTTGGCcggaacaaaaaggaaacaagttTTCTTCAAAATCACCCCTGCCTTGTTCCACTGCGACTTTTTCTAGGCATGTTCTAGAGGACTGTACTGACACAGGAAACTGTTCAGTAACGTGCTTAAACAAGCCTTCAAAAAAAAACGATACCCAGAAACTATCAGCAGGAGCTTTGAATTACAGGCAGACTGATTGTTTTCTGCATGCAAGTAGCTTTCCTTCAGAGATGCTTGGAAGTGAAGATACTTTGcagatggaagaaaaatcaaGCCTGAAACATGGAAATACCTGTTTAATGCCTGATACACCCCCACCAACTCCTCTAGTACCATGTCAAGGTAGTTCTGAAAGGAACCTAAAAAAACTGTCCAAGAAACTCAAGGGAGAATTAGCAAAAGAATTTGCACCTGCAACACCACCTTCTACGCCCTACAATCCATCCACTACTGATTCGTCTGAAACTGAACATGACTCTTTGGAAAATGAGGAATTTATGCTGAAACTCATGCGGTCGCTTTCTGAAGAAGTGGAAAGTAGTGAAGATGAGGATCATTCTGTAATGCCTGTTGAGAAAGAGGAGCATTCAGCAAAAACAATTCAGTTTGCAGATTGCCTAGCTAGCCGCATCATTTCAGTAGCGACTGAAATGGCTGCTTCCCATTTAGGtggtaaaataaatgaaagaaaagctggTAGGCAGGCTCAGTTAGGGATGCAAAAGAAAAGGTGTGGATATACTGCATCTGTAAATATCCCAGAAGAGACATGTAATTCCTTGTGGAATTATGCAGGTGATATGGCAGGAAAAGTCATCAGTGAGGCCAAGAAAGTAGTGAAGTCAAGGCATTGCAAGCTGTTGAGGTTGAGGCGGGTGAACTGCCAGGTGGATTGCTTTTATGTGAGAAAAGGCGATAAAGATGGCAGTTCAAAAGAATGGTGTGGGCCAGTACAGGACCAGTGGCCAGGGGAGAGAGATTCATCTGTGCTTCCTTTACCACAAGGTTCAGGCACGACGGGTTTGACTTCCAAGTACCCAAGCTGTGAAAGTGTGACTGATGAGTACGCAGATCATGTTATCCGGGTtctgaaaagagaaggaagtaaCACTGAGCTGTTAGTGGATCAGTACGCCAGCAGACTTGCTTACAGGTCTATCAAATCGGGCTTGCAGCAGGCTGCTAGAAAGAACAAGCTCAGATACAGCAGAAAGACATTTCCTGGGCAAAATGCACAGGTAAATAGTAAGCTGGAGCTGATCAAAGCAGGGAATAAAGATGCAGCGCAGCAAGTGAAAAGCAGCATTCATCGCTGTGAAGGCCAAATGTTCGAGAGGAGTGTCGGTGCACAGAGAATGGAATGTGCagagttttttcatttttccgAATCCCTTGCACAGAGTATCACTTGTGATGTcaggaagaaactgaaaatgtcGGGAGGATATTTGCCAAAGTCTTTAACAGATTCCTGTCTATATAAAAAGACTGAATTTGATGAAGTCACAGGGGACATCATTAAAACAAGGTTTTCTAGGACATTTCGTCCTTTCTCCCCAGACCATAAACTCTATCATAGTACAGgtaatataaatgaaaatggtTACAGTGAAGGCATAATTCAAGCTATAGAACAATATGCTAGGAAAGTAGCAGATGATACTCTAGAAATGAGTTTAGAGTCAGCTGTTCTCCATGtggctgaaaacagaaaaaatgggGATAGGCTCTCATACACTGAGAAACTGTCTCCTTTTTCTGGAACTGTCTGTAGATGCTGCAGTGTGAAGGAACATCGGTACTGTACAGAAAGTATGTGTCATCATCTACCCGCACAAGAATCCTGCATTCCAGTGAGGCATTTTCTTCATTCTGGATTGGGTGGTGCCTGTCAAAATTCAAGAGTGTTTCAGCTCGATATTCCCAAAATTCACGTTGATGTAGAACAGAGGACAGTGTTTTCTGGCAAGGGGGCTACTGCAGCTgtagagaaagcagaaagagaacCGAGTTACCCAAGTCTGACAGCTGACAGTGGTATTGGAcaagatggagtcagttttgCTGAAAGCCTTACTACTGAAATAATGACATCAGCTATGACGAATATTGGTCAGGCACTTACCATAAG